The Gemmatimonadaceae bacterium genome contains a region encoding:
- a CDS encoding shikimate kinase encodes MSDQPGALSDKPVGPTPTGHLIFVGLPGAGKSSVGRMVAKTLGRSFMDFDREIERRTGKTVEQLFAEQGERAFRDREVGLTRELLAAPPMVWSPGGGWVTNPGVLTLVRPSSRIIHLLISPAAALERLTRSRIVRPLLKTADPRVTMDELWANRADLYAQADLVIDVEVVDSQQVVERIVALARNLTTGLG; translated from the coding sequence GTGAGTGATCAACCGGGGGCGTTGTCAGACAAACCGGTCGGGCCGACGCCCACCGGTCATCTCATTTTCGTGGGACTGCCGGGGGCAGGGAAATCGTCGGTCGGTCGAATGGTCGCCAAGACGCTGGGCAGGTCATTCATGGATTTCGACCGGGAAATCGAGCGCCGGACGGGCAAGACGGTCGAACAGCTCTTTGCTGAGCAAGGAGAACGTGCGTTCAGGGACCGCGAAGTGGGGCTCACTCGTGAATTGCTCGCTGCGCCCCCGATGGTCTGGTCGCCGGGCGGCGGATGGGTGACGAATCCCGGCGTCCTGACGCTCGTCCGCCCTTCGTCGCGTATCATTCATCTTCTGATATCGCCCGCCGCGGCACTTGAACGATTGACCAGATCCAGGATCGTCCGTCCCTTGCTGAAGACGGCTGATCCACGGGTCACGATGGACGAATTATGGGCCAACCGAGCTGATCTGTATGCCCAGGCCGATTTGGTGATAGATGTGGAAGTTGTTGATTCACAACAGGTTGTGGAACGGATTGTGGCGCTTGCCCGCAACTTGACCACAGGACTAGGTTAG
- the pilO gene encoding type 4a pilus biogenesis protein PilO, whose translation MALLPTSQRDQIKLMIGFAAAALAVAYYVYPYAARDEQIAADAQRFAQLEDANQKAAREFAGGSIDELRVQTAENRSALTVMRRLVPTGNEVPALLEEVSTAARRAGLDVGGVTPEAVIPGDKYDTYRYTVTIIGGYHQFGAFLANVGSLARIVAPVNFSIVTGGPGRPQMIKTSDKNSLASTITLQTYVERTAPAKPATAKERSS comes from the coding sequence ATGGCTCTGCTTCCAACTTCCCAGCGCGATCAAATCAAGCTGATGATCGGCTTCGCGGCGGCCGCGCTGGCCGTTGCGTACTATGTGTATCCCTACGCCGCGCGCGATGAACAGATCGCCGCGGACGCGCAGCGCTTTGCCCAACTCGAGGACGCCAACCAGAAGGCGGCGCGCGAGTTTGCCGGCGGCAGCATCGACGAACTGCGCGTGCAGACGGCCGAGAATCGGTCGGCGCTGACCGTGATGCGGCGTCTGGTGCCGACCGGCAACGAAGTGCCGGCGTTGCTTGAAGAGGTCAGCACGGCCGCGCGGCGCGCGGGCCTTGACGTCGGCGGGGTGACGCCCGAAGCGGTGATACCGGGTGACAAGTACGACACCTATCGCTACACCGTCACCATCATCGGCGGCTACCACCAGTTCGGCGCGTTCCTCGCCAACGTCGGATCACTCGCGCGCATTGTCGCGCCGGTGAACTTCTCGATCGTCACCGGCGGACCGGGTCGCCCGCAGATGATCAAGACCTCGGACAAGAATTCGTTGGCGTCCACGATCACGCTGCAAACCTACGTTGAACGCACGGCGCCGGCGAAACCGGCAACGGCGAAGGAGAGGTCGTCATGA
- the aroC gene encoding chorismate synthase — translation MLRFTTAGESHGPALVSTLEGMPAGVPLLAADVDAELARRQQGYGRGRRMQIETDRIEWLAGVRAGETLGSPIAMLIRNRDWQNWAEIMDPAPRAEDASGPRKRHVTRVRPGHADLTGLLKYDRSDARDILERASARETTARVAAGAICRVLLRELGVRVGSHLVHLGGIDAARPSVLPDDLNGTADLSPLRTLDRNAEQSMIERIDAAKKDGNTLGGICEVVATGLPVGLGSHVSWDRRLDGRLGQAMLSIPAVKGVEIGLGFETARRTGAEVHDEMEAAPGRTRAGHVRRHTNRAGGTEGGMTTGEDLVVRVAMKPIATLMRPLNTVDVATGQAASAVAERSDVTAVPAMGVIAESMAAFVLADAMLEKFGGDSLAEVRRNLDSYLARLDERLG, via the coding sequence ATGCTTCGTTTCACGACGGCCGGTGAATCGCACGGCCCCGCGCTGGTGTCCACACTCGAAGGCATGCCCGCCGGCGTGCCGCTCCTCGCGGCTGACGTGGATGCGGAACTCGCGCGTCGTCAGCAGGGGTATGGCCGCGGACGACGCATGCAGATCGAAACCGATCGCATTGAATGGCTGGCCGGAGTGCGTGCCGGCGAGACGCTGGGTTCGCCGATCGCCATGCTGATTCGCAATCGCGACTGGCAGAATTGGGCGGAGATCATGGACCCTGCACCACGCGCTGAAGATGCCAGCGGTCCGCGCAAGCGTCACGTCACCCGCGTGCGTCCAGGGCACGCCGACTTGACGGGACTGCTCAAGTACGATCGCAGCGACGCGCGTGACATTCTCGAGCGCGCCTCGGCACGGGAAACCACCGCGCGGGTCGCGGCAGGCGCCATCTGTCGCGTCCTCCTGCGGGAGCTGGGGGTGCGCGTCGGGTCGCATCTCGTGCACCTGGGCGGCATCGATGCGGCGCGCCCCTCCGTGCTGCCGGACGACCTCAATGGCACCGCCGACCTGTCACCGTTGCGAACGCTCGATCGTAACGCGGAACAGTCAATGATCGAGCGCATCGATGCCGCCAAAAAGGACGGCAATACACTCGGCGGGATTTGTGAAGTGGTGGCCACGGGATTGCCGGTTGGACTTGGCTCCCACGTGTCATGGGACCGTCGGCTCGACGGTCGTCTTGGACAAGCGATGCTTTCAATCCCCGCGGTCAAGGGCGTGGAGATCGGACTCGGTTTCGAAACCGCACGTCGCACCGGTGCCGAGGTGCACGATGAAATGGAGGCAGCGCCCGGTCGGACGCGGGCGGGTCACGTAAGGCGTCACACCAATCGCGCCGGCGGGACGGAAGGCGGGATGACCACCGGTGAGGATCTGGTCGTCCGCGTGGCCATGAAGCCGATTGCGACCCTGATGCGCCCGCTGAACACGGTGGATGTGGCCACGGGTCAGGCCGCGTCTGCGGTTGCCGAGCGGAGTGACGTCACGGCAGTGCCCGCCATGGGTGTGATCGCCGAGTCGATGGCCGCGTTTGTGTTGGCGGACGCGATGCTGGAGAAGTTTGGTGGCGATTCGTTGGCAGAGGTACGCCGGAATCTGGACAGCTACCTGGCCCGTCTCGACGAACGACTGGGATGA
- a CDS encoding DUF494 family protein translates to MDDRWVPVVEDLREKFAADSDVVEVEAYLSSQGYSRRQIGEILSLLYSDTAFEPAWDGSVLAREAPLRVQGPHERGRFTAEAWGYLVMLGGSGAVNLHDFEQLVERALTHVDGRIGLPEIRALAEEGGFDDASAGSERTQVH, encoded by the coding sequence ATGGACGATCGTTGGGTGCCGGTGGTGGAGGATCTCCGCGAAAAATTCGCGGCCGATAGCGATGTGGTCGAGGTTGAGGCCTATCTGTCGTCGCAGGGGTACAGCCGTCGGCAAATCGGTGAGATTCTTTCCCTTCTTTATAGCGATACTGCATTCGAGCCAGCCTGGGACGGCTCGGTTCTGGCGCGTGAGGCACCTCTGCGAGTGCAGGGGCCGCATGAACGCGGCCGGTTTACTGCTGAGGCGTGGGGATACCTGGTGATGCTCGGGGGATCCGGCGCTGTCAACCTTCACGATTTCGAGCAGTTGGTCGAGCGGGCGCTGACACATGTGGATGGACGGATCGGCCTTCCGGAGATCCGTGCCCTCGCCGAAGAGGGTGGTTTTGATGATGCATCCGCCGGTAGCGAACGCACGCAGGTCCACTGA
- a CDS encoding AMIN domain-containing protein, which translates to MMGPTTVAVMTAALAHAALGSATFGASTVREAVPAGSTAYSAAPAISHDDPAPANGRVSRISVGPGTGGAEIAITLDSSVTVRHFTLDGPARLVVDLGGASLTVRGAAYDGQARGPIRNVRLSQYRSDTVRMVIDLDATRQYSVDRSGGKLRVSVTGPAVAIAQWETRAVGGESTTHVAAGRLDAPAPTFALPVVTSDSSRPKVSVPSLAEQARGEAVTLDVTRAEKSRAEAVKAEVARKELKAIADAPMVGRAGAAGRTGTQQSQQQQKARITVSYDGIDIRDVIAAFAAFSTRTIVVGKEVSGMVTADINDKPWDVALQAILQAQGLAATEDASGIITVDSYRNLASNQALEPMETRIINVNYAKAAVLEKTVQSLLARDCTGLSTMATGRELGMPMNQGSSGGGQGGNQLSGQGCVVRGNVASDSATNKLIITEVPSRLPEIVSRLQELDIRTQQVAIKAKIIFVNRTGIQDIGLAYDLGTGTKQFFQQLVPRTDPSTLTGIDTDGDGVPDATGGGTPFQGPARIALGGNAISGIANANNAIKPNALNLIYSTALGRYQLTAFINALQTSSLADVQSEPSVTILNNRTAQIFVGQEIPIRVIDASSGGGAQGGGGGGGGGAQGSPNAAAFFPRATVSKEEAGIKLTVSPQITNNKMVLLDIQAENSSAEISNTDVGVIFNRQRADSKVLVADGEAAVIGGLTVTETTRFRSGIPVLMNLPFIGRLFSQNSKNETKRDLLILVTPHILEDGAVPPPGR; encoded by the coding sequence ATGATGGGACCGACGACCGTCGCGGTGATGACCGCGGCTCTCGCACACGCGGCGCTGGGAAGTGCCACCTTTGGCGCATCCACCGTCCGCGAGGCAGTGCCCGCAGGCTCAACCGCATACTCGGCCGCCCCGGCCATCTCGCACGATGACCCGGCACCGGCCAATGGCCGCGTCTCGCGCATCAGTGTCGGACCTGGCACGGGCGGCGCGGAGATCGCGATCACACTCGACTCGAGCGTGACTGTTCGACACTTCACCCTGGACGGACCCGCACGGCTCGTCGTCGATCTGGGTGGGGCCAGCCTGACCGTACGAGGCGCCGCCTACGATGGACAGGCCCGCGGACCGATCCGGAACGTGCGCTTGTCGCAGTATCGCAGCGATACGGTGCGCATGGTCATCGATCTCGATGCCACACGGCAGTACTCGGTCGATCGCTCGGGCGGCAAGCTCCGGGTGAGCGTGACCGGTCCCGCCGTCGCCATCGCCCAGTGGGAAACCAGGGCAGTCGGCGGCGAGTCCACCACGCACGTGGCGGCCGGTCGCCTCGATGCGCCGGCACCGACGTTCGCCTTACCGGTCGTCACCAGCGATTCGAGTCGTCCGAAGGTGTCCGTTCCGTCGCTCGCCGAGCAGGCGCGTGGGGAGGCCGTGACACTCGATGTGACGCGCGCCGAAAAGTCGCGGGCCGAGGCGGTCAAGGCGGAAGTCGCCCGCAAGGAGCTCAAGGCCATCGCCGACGCGCCAATGGTCGGTCGGGCCGGCGCCGCGGGCCGCACGGGAACGCAACAGTCGCAACAACAGCAGAAGGCGCGTATCACCGTCAGCTATGACGGCATCGATATCCGCGATGTGATTGCGGCGTTCGCCGCGTTCTCCACGCGCACAATCGTGGTGGGCAAGGAAGTCTCGGGGATGGTCACGGCCGACATCAACGACAAGCCATGGGACGTCGCGCTGCAGGCCATCCTGCAGGCGCAGGGTCTGGCCGCCACCGAAGACGCCAGCGGCATCATCACCGTGGACAGCTATCGCAATCTGGCGTCCAATCAGGCGCTGGAACCGATGGAAACGCGGATCATCAACGTCAACTACGCGAAAGCGGCCGTGCTCGAGAAGACGGTGCAGTCGTTGTTGGCGCGTGACTGCACGGGTCTGTCCACGATGGCCACGGGACGCGAACTCGGCATGCCCATGAATCAGGGCTCGTCGGGCGGCGGTCAGGGCGGCAATCAGCTCAGCGGGCAGGGCTGTGTCGTGCGCGGCAACGTGGCGTCGGACAGCGCCACCAACAAGCTGATCATCACCGAAGTGCCGTCGCGTCTGCCGGAGATTGTCTCACGGCTGCAGGAACTCGACATCCGGACGCAACAAGTCGCGATCAAGGCGAAGATCATCTTCGTCAACCGCACCGGCATCCAGGATATCGGACTGGCGTACGATCTGGGCACCGGCACCAAGCAATTCTTCCAGCAGCTTGTGCCGCGCACCGATCCCAGCACGCTGACGGGCATCGACACCGACGGTGACGGCGTACCGGATGCCACGGGCGGCGGCACGCCGTTCCAGGGACCGGCCCGTATCGCTCTGGGTGGGAATGCGATTTCGGGTATCGCCAACGCGAACAACGCCATCAAGCCGAACGCCCTGAACCTCATCTACAGCACGGCCCTCGGCCGCTATCAGCTGACCGCGTTCATCAACGCACTGCAGACGTCGTCGCTGGCTGATGTGCAGTCCGAGCCGAGCGTCACGATCCTCAACAACCGCACCGCGCAGATCTTCGTCGGCCAGGAAATTCCGATCCGTGTGATCGACGCGAGTTCGGGTGGCGGCGCGCAAGGTGGCGGCGGTGGTGGCGGCGGCGGCGCGCAGGGTTCGCCCAATGCGGCGGCCTTCTTCCCGCGGGCCACTGTGTCCAAGGAAGAGGCGGGCATCAAGCTCACCGTGTCACCGCAGATCACCAACAACAAGATGGTGCTGCTCGACATCCAGGCGGAGAACTCCAGCGCCGAGATCTCGAACACCGACGTCGGCGTGATCTTCAATCGCCAGCGGGCTGACTCCAAGGTGCTCGTCGCGGATGGAGAGGCGGCCGTCATCGGCGGTCTCACGGTCACGGAGACTACACGCTTTCGCAGCGGCATTCCGGTCCTGATGAATCTCCCCTTCATCGGTCGCCTTTTCTCGCAGAACTCCAAGAACGAGACGAAGCGCGATCTGCTGATCCTTGTCACGCCACATATCCTGGAAGACGGCGCAGTGCCGCCTCCGGGCCGCTGA
- a CDS encoding PilN domain-containing protein: protein MMIEVNLLPGGKKPTRGASKFDVASMFGDIGARVRDPWLVGAASTVVVAVAAVGILFTSQNARASEVGGKIERAVRDSTRYAKVLEARRKLSAERDSVHRQLQIIRTIDDNRYNWAHILDEVSRSLPAYTWLTILEQTSKMPLPPGADTASASARAAMAVPSRAAAAAAKDKKVKPVVDTVNIHPDLTFRVVGQTVDIQALTMFMRQMESSPFIQKVALTKSEIVIVDEKDVTQFELSASYEVPPPGVVRTSPLVVPVR from the coding sequence ATGATGATTGAAGTCAACCTCCTCCCCGGCGGCAAGAAGCCGACTCGGGGCGCCTCCAAATTCGACGTCGCCAGCATGTTCGGCGATATCGGCGCCCGCGTGCGTGATCCATGGTTGGTGGGTGCGGCCTCCACCGTGGTGGTGGCCGTCGCGGCCGTCGGGATTCTGTTCACGTCACAGAACGCGCGCGCCAGCGAAGTCGGTGGCAAGATCGAGCGCGCCGTCCGCGACTCCACGCGTTACGCCAAGGTGCTGGAAGCGCGACGCAAACTGTCGGCGGAGCGGGATTCGGTGCATCGCCAGCTGCAGATCATCCGCACCATCGACGACAACCGCTACAACTGGGCGCACATCCTCGATGAAGTGAGTCGTTCACTGCCGGCGTATACCTGGCTCACGATTCTTGAGCAGACCAGCAAGATGCCGTTGCCGCCAGGCGCGGACACGGCCAGTGCGAGCGCGAGGGCCGCGATGGCCGTCCCGTCACGCGCGGCCGCCGCGGCGGCCAAGGACAAGAAGGTGAAGCCGGTCGTCGACACGGTGAACATTCATCCCGACCTCACGTTCCGCGTCGTGGGACAAACCGTCGACATCCAGGCGCTCACGATGTTCATGCGCCAGATGGAGAGCTCGCCGTTCATCCAGAAGGTCGCCTTGACGAAATCCGAGATCGTGATCGTGGACGAAAAGGACGTCACGCAGTTCGAACTCTCGGCGTCGTATGAAGTGCCGCCCCCGGGGGTCGTCCGGACCTCTCCGCTCGTCGTCCCGGTTCGCTGA